The Enterobacter kobei genome has a segment encoding these proteins:
- a CDS encoding galactitol-specific PTS transporter subunit IIC gives MFTEIMRYILDLGPTVMLPIVIIIFSKLLGMKLGDCFKSGLHIGIGFVGIGLVIGLMLDSIGPAAKAMAEQFQINLHVVDIGWPGSSPMTWASQIALVAIPIAIGVNVIMLVTRMTRVVNVDIWNIWHMTFTGAMLHLATGSYWLGILGVVVHAAFVYKLGDWFAKDTRDFFGLEGIAIPHGSSAYLGPVAVLVDTIINHIPGLKRIHFSADDVQKRFGPFGEPVTVGFVMGLVIGMLAGYDAKSVLQLAVKTAAVMLLMPRVIKPIMDGLTPIAKHARKRLQAKFGGQEFLIGLDPALLLGHTSVVSASLIFIPLTILIAVLVPGNQVLPFGDLATIGFFVAMAVAIHQGNLFRTLISGVIIMGITLWIATQTIGLHTQLAQNAGALKAGGLVASMDQGGSPVTWLLIQLLTWQNVVGFIVIGAIYFTGVLLTWRRARTFTTAEKNAANPQSQTVS, from the coding sequence ATGTTTACCGAAATCATGCGGTATATCCTCGACCTCGGTCCCACCGTCATGCTGCCCATCGTTATCATTATCTTCTCAAAACTTTTGGGGATGAAACTGGGCGATTGCTTCAAGTCCGGCCTGCATATCGGCATAGGCTTCGTGGGAATTGGATTGGTCATTGGCCTGATGCTCGACTCCATTGGTCCGGCAGCTAAAGCGATGGCGGAACAATTCCAGATTAACCTTCACGTAGTGGATATCGGCTGGCCAGGTTCTTCACCCATGACCTGGGCCTCACAAATCGCACTGGTGGCGATCCCGATAGCGATCGGCGTCAATGTCATCATGCTGGTCACTCGTATGACCCGTGTAGTGAACGTGGACATCTGGAACATCTGGCACATGACCTTCACCGGCGCAATGCTGCACCTGGCCACTGGCTCTTACTGGCTGGGGATCCTTGGTGTGGTGGTTCACGCAGCCTTTGTCTACAAGCTGGGTGACTGGTTTGCCAAAGACACGCGAGACTTCTTCGGCCTGGAAGGAATTGCTATTCCACACGGCTCGTCGGCGTATCTCGGTCCCGTCGCGGTGCTGGTCGATACGATTATCAACCACATTCCTGGTCTTAAGCGGATCCACTTTAGCGCCGACGATGTCCAGAAACGTTTTGGTCCGTTTGGCGAACCGGTCACCGTCGGTTTTGTCATGGGACTGGTCATTGGCATGCTGGCAGGCTACGACGCGAAATCCGTTCTGCAACTGGCAGTGAAAACCGCTGCAGTGATGCTGTTGATGCCGCGGGTCATCAAGCCGATTATGGATGGCCTGACGCCGATTGCTAAACACGCTCGCAAACGCCTGCAGGCCAAATTTGGTGGTCAGGAGTTCTTAATTGGTCTTGATCCCGCACTGCTGCTGGGTCATACGTCAGTGGTTTCCGCCAGTCTCATTTTCATCCCGTTAACCATTCTGATTGCGGTGCTGGTGCCAGGTAACCAGGTGCTACCTTTCGGCGACCTTGCGACTATCGGTTTCTTCGTGGCAATGGCGGTCGCGATTCACCAGGGTAATCTGTTCCGTACACTCATCTCCGGCGTCATCATCATGGGGATCACACTATGGATCGCCACACAGACCATCGGCCTGCATACCCAGCTTGCACAGAACGCTGGTGCGTTAAAAGCAGGTGGGCTTGTGGCATCCATGGATCAGGGTGGTTCGCCAGTCACCTGGTTGCTCATCCAGCTCCTTACCTGGCAAAACGTGGTGGGATTCATTGTGATTGGCGCGATCTACTTCACAGGCGTACTGCTCACCTGGCGACGTGCCCGGACGTTTACGACGGCAGAGAAAAACGCCGCTAACCCGCAAAGCCAGACGGTATCTTAA
- the tdcA gene encoding transcriptional regulator TdcA, whose product MNTIILPKTQHLVVFQEVIKSGSIGSAARQLGLTQPAVSKIISDIESYFGVEVMVRKNTGVKLTAAGQVLLSYSESITREMKNMVSEINSLSFSTVMDVSFGYPSLIGFTFLSEMIKKFKEVFPKARVSMYEAQLSSFLPAIRDGRLDFAIGTLSDEMLLQDLHVEPLFESEFVLVASKSRTCTGPTTLASLTHEQWVMPQTDMGYYKELLTTLQDNHISIENIVQTDSVVTIYNLVLNADYLTVIPRDMIAPFGSDQFIVLPVEDELPVARYAAVWSKNYRIKKSASVLVELAKKYASLTGERRR is encoded by the coding sequence ATGAACACTATTATTCTACCGAAAACACAGCACCTCGTGGTATTTCAGGAAGTCATTAAAAGTGGCTCCATAGGTTCTGCTGCAAGACAACTGGGCCTGACGCAACCCGCCGTCAGCAAAATCATCAGCGATATCGAATCCTACTTCGGCGTGGAAGTCATGGTGCGTAAAAACACGGGCGTAAAACTGACTGCCGCAGGCCAGGTGCTGCTCTCCTACTCAGAGTCGATCACCCGCGAAATGAAAAACATGGTGAGCGAGATCAACAGCCTGAGTTTCAGCACCGTGATGGACGTTTCCTTTGGCTACCCATCACTGATTGGTTTCACCTTCCTGTCCGAAATGATCAAAAAATTCAAGGAAGTGTTCCCGAAAGCGCGCGTATCTATGTATGAAGCCCAGCTCTCCTCTTTCCTGCCAGCCATTCGCGATGGTCGGCTGGATTTCGCCATCGGCACGCTGAGTGATGAGATGCTGCTGCAGGATCTGCACGTCGAGCCCTTGTTTGAGTCAGAATTTGTGCTGGTCGCCAGTAAATCACGAACGTGCACCGGCCCGACGACACTGGCATCGCTCACGCATGAGCAGTGGGTGATGCCGCAAACCGATATGGGCTACTACAAAGAACTTCTGACCACTCTGCAAGACAACCACATCAGTATTGAAAACATCGTCCAGACCGATTCCGTGGTCACCATTTATAACCTTGTCCTGAATGCCGATTATCTGACGGTGATTCCACGCGACATGATTGCTCCGTTCGGCTCGGATCAATTTATTGTTCTGCCGGTAGAGGATGAATTACCCGTGGCGCGTTATGCCGCCGTGTGGTCGAAAAATTACAGAATTAAAAAATCCGCGTCAGTATTGGTTGAACTGGCAAAAAAATATGCCTCACTCACCGGTGAAAGACGACGATGA
- the garD gene encoding galactarate dehydratase, translating into MADIEMREASPTAFYIKVHDTDNVAIIVNDNGLKAGTRFPDGLTLIEHIPQGHKIALVDIPAHGEIVRYGEVIGYAVRAIPQGSWIEESLVELPKAPPLNTLPLATRVPEPLPPLEGYTFEGYRNPDGSVGTKNLLGLTTSVHCVAGVVDYVVKIIERDLLPKYPNVDGVVGLNHLYGCGVAINAPAAVVPIRTIHNIALNPNFGGEVMVIGLGCEKLQPERLLQGTEDVKAIPADEASIVRLQDERHIGFRSMVDDILQVAERHLDKLNRRQRETCPVSDLVVGTQCGGSDAFSGVTANPAVGFASDLLVRCGATVMFSEVTEVRDAIHLLTPRAVNEDVGKRLLEEMAWYDNYLDMGKTDRSANPSPGNKKGGLANVVEKALGSIAKSGQSAIVEVLSPGQRPTKRGLIYAATPASDFVCGTQQVASGITVQVFTTGRGTPYGLMAVPVIKMATRTELANRWYDLMDINAGTIATGEESIEDVGWKLFHFILDVASGRKKTFSDQWGLHNQLAVFNPAPVT; encoded by the coding sequence ATGGCCGATATTGAAATGAGAGAGGCATCGCCGACGGCGTTTTATATAAAAGTTCACGATACGGATAACGTGGCGATTATTGTCAATGACAATGGCTTAAAAGCGGGAACACGCTTCCCGGACGGACTGACGTTAATTGAACATATTCCCCAGGGGCACAAAATCGCACTGGTCGATATTCCTGCCCATGGGGAGATCGTGCGTTACGGTGAAGTCATCGGCTATGCCGTTCGCGCAATTCCGCAGGGAAGCTGGATTGAGGAGTCGCTGGTTGAGCTGCCAAAAGCGCCACCGCTGAACACCCTGCCACTTGCCACCCGCGTACCGGAACCGCTTCCCCCACTGGAAGGCTATACCTTTGAAGGCTATCGCAATCCGGACGGCAGCGTCGGTACCAAAAATCTTCTTGGTCTCACCACCAGCGTACACTGCGTGGCGGGCGTAGTGGATTACGTGGTGAAAATCATCGAACGCGATCTGCTGCCGAAATACCCGAACGTCGATGGCGTGGTTGGCCTGAACCATCTCTATGGCTGTGGCGTAGCGATCAACGCGCCAGCGGCGGTCGTGCCGATCCGTACCATTCATAATATTGCCCTCAACCCGAATTTTGGCGGCGAGGTGATGGTGATTGGCCTGGGATGCGAAAAACTCCAGCCTGAGCGTCTGCTGCAGGGTACCGAAGACGTCAAAGCCATTCCGGCAGACGAGGCCAGCATTGTACGCCTGCAGGACGAACGCCACATTGGGTTCCGGTCTATGGTCGACGATATTCTGCAGGTTGCCGAGCGTCATCTCGATAAGCTCAACCGACGCCAGCGCGAAACCTGCCCCGTGTCTGACCTGGTGGTGGGAACCCAGTGCGGCGGCAGCGATGCGTTCTCTGGCGTGACGGCCAACCCGGCGGTGGGCTTCGCGTCCGACCTGCTTGTTCGTTGCGGTGCGACGGTGATGTTCTCTGAAGTGACCGAAGTCCGTGATGCCATCCATTTACTGACGCCGCGCGCCGTCAATGAAGACGTGGGCAAGCGCCTGCTTGAGGAGATGGCCTGGTACGATAACTATCTCGACATGGGTAAAACCGACCGTAGCGCGAATCCGTCTCCGGGAAACAAAAAAGGGGGCCTGGCGAACGTCGTGGAAAAAGCCCTGGGTTCGATTGCTAAATCCGGCCAAAGCGCAATTGTGGAAGTCCTCTCTCCGGGACAGCGGCCGACCAAACGCGGCCTGATCTACGCGGCAACGCCTGCCAGCGATTTTGTTTGCGGCACCCAGCAGGTGGCATCCGGCATTACGGTGCAGGTCTTTACCACAGGACGCGGCACGCCGTATGGCCTGATGGCAGTCCCGGTGATCAAAATGGCGACGCGCACCGAGCTGGCAAACCGCTGGTACGACTTAATGGATATCAACGCGGGAACCATCGCCACCGGAGAAGAGAGCATTGAGGACGTGGGCTGGAAGCTATTCCACTTCATTCTGGACGTGGCAAGCGGGCGGAAGAAAACGTTCTCGGACCAATGGGGATTACATAACCAGCTGGCGGTGTTTAACCCGGCACCAGTGACGTGA
- a CDS encoding tagatose bisphosphate family class II aldolase, with protein sequence MYIISSKAMLIKAQREGYAVPAFNIHNLETLQVVVETASEMRSPLIVAGTPGTFSYAGTGNVVAIAGDLAKTYNQPLAIHLDHHEDFDDIAQKVRSGIRSAMIDGSHHPFSENVLLVKKVTDYCHRYDVSVEAELGRLGGQEDDLVVDSKDALYTNPQQAREYVELTGIDSLAVAIGTAHGLYKATPRLDFERLAEIRNLVDIPLVLHGASGLSTEDIRKAISLGICKVNVATELKIAFSNALKTYLASYPDASDPRHYMVPAKSAMQEVVRKVIADCGCEGKL encoded by the coding sequence ATGTATATCATCTCGTCAAAAGCGATGCTGATAAAGGCACAGCGTGAAGGTTACGCGGTCCCTGCATTTAATATTCATAATCTCGAAACACTGCAGGTAGTCGTCGAAACGGCCTCAGAGATGCGGTCTCCTCTGATTGTCGCGGGCACACCCGGTACGTTTAGCTATGCCGGAACCGGGAATGTGGTAGCCATTGCTGGCGATCTGGCCAAAACGTACAACCAGCCACTGGCGATCCACCTCGATCATCACGAAGATTTCGACGATATCGCGCAGAAAGTACGGAGCGGGATCCGCTCTGCAATGATCGACGGCTCTCATCATCCGTTCTCTGAAAACGTATTGCTCGTAAAGAAAGTGACGGACTACTGCCACCGCTACGACGTTAGCGTAGAGGCTGAACTTGGCCGTCTTGGCGGTCAGGAGGATGACCTTGTCGTCGACAGCAAAGATGCGCTCTACACCAATCCACAACAGGCTCGCGAGTATGTTGAGCTGACGGGTATCGACTCGCTGGCTGTAGCCATCGGCACCGCGCACGGCCTGTATAAAGCTACGCCAAGGCTGGATTTCGAACGCCTGGCAGAGATCCGTAATCTGGTTGATATCCCGCTGGTACTGCACGGTGCCTCAGGATTGTCGACAGAAGATATCCGTAAGGCTATTAGCCTCGGGATCTGCAAGGTCAATGTCGCCACAGAACTCAAAATCGCCTTCTCGAATGCGCTGAAAACCTATCTCGCTTCATATCCCGATGCCAGCGACCCCCGTCATTACATGGTACCCGCCAAAAGTGCCATGCAAGAGGTCGTACGCAAGGTTATTGCCGATTGTGGTTGTGAAGGAAAGCTCTAA
- the gatD gene encoding galactitol-1-phosphate 5-dehydrogenase has translation MKSVVIHAEGSVRVEERPIPQIQDADEVLVRIVCSGLCGSDIPRIFAKGAHYYPIILGHEFSGHVEACGADVKDLQAGDAVACIPLLPCFSCPECGQGYYSLCKQYQFVGSRSDGGNAEYIVVKRANLFRLPAEMAIEDGAFIEPVTVGLHAFHLASGCKGKNVIIVGAGTIGLLAMQCALALGAKSVTAIDINDDKLALAKTLGATHVFNSRTLSTDDILNAQSDSRFDQLVLETAGTPQTVSLAIDIAGPHAQVALVGTLHHDLNLSAATFGKILRKELTLLGSWMNYSAPWPGEEWETAVRLLTGKKLQLEPLIAHTGDSESFAQAVQALNGAPMQGKIMLRFA, from the coding sequence ATGAAATCAGTGGTAATTCACGCTGAGGGCAGCGTGCGCGTTGAAGAACGTCCGATCCCTCAAATACAGGATGCGGATGAAGTTCTGGTGCGCATTGTTTGCTCAGGGTTATGCGGCTCAGATATCCCGCGTATTTTTGCCAAAGGGGCACACTATTATCCTATCATCCTTGGCCATGAATTTAGCGGACACGTCGAAGCCTGTGGTGCAGATGTAAAGGACCTCCAGGCGGGAGATGCTGTGGCCTGCATTCCACTTCTGCCCTGTTTTTCCTGCCCAGAGTGTGGGCAAGGCTACTACTCGCTGTGTAAGCAGTACCAGTTTGTCGGCTCACGCAGTGACGGTGGCAATGCCGAATATATTGTCGTGAAGCGCGCGAACTTGTTCCGCCTGCCAGCAGAGATGGCAATCGAAGACGGGGCATTTATCGAACCTGTCACCGTAGGTTTGCACGCGTTTCATCTGGCTTCAGGCTGCAAAGGTAAAAATGTCATTATCGTCGGAGCGGGGACGATCGGTCTGCTGGCGATGCAGTGCGCGTTGGCGCTCGGGGCAAAGAGCGTAACTGCGATTGATATCAACGACGATAAACTCGCCCTGGCGAAAACACTGGGTGCGACTCATGTATTCAACAGCCGTACCTTGAGCACCGATGACATTCTCAACGCGCAGAGTGACAGTCGATTTGATCAACTGGTGCTGGAGACCGCAGGAACACCACAAACTGTCTCGCTTGCCATTGATATTGCTGGCCCTCACGCACAAGTTGCGCTGGTCGGTACATTGCATCATGACCTGAATTTATCTGCCGCAACCTTTGGCAAAATATTACGTAAGGAACTGACGCTTTTGGGTAGCTGGATGAACTACTCTGCACCGTGGCCAGGGGAAGAGTGGGAAACAGCAGTCCGCCTGCTCACCGGGAAAAAACTGCAACTGGAGCCGCTCATTGCTCATACTGGCGACAGTGAAAGCTTCGCTCAGGCCGTGCAGGCACTGAATGGGGCACCGATGCAGGGCAAAATTATGCTGCGTTTCGCCTAA
- the gatZ gene encoding tagatose-bisphosphate aldolase subunit GatZ, translating into MKDIIARHKAGEHVGICSVCSAHPLVIEAALRFDLNTDNKVLIEATSNQVNQFGGYTGMTPADFRDFVLNIARDVGFPRERLILGGDHLGPNCWQNEPAEAAMEKSVELIKTYVAAGFTKIHLDASMSCADDPVPLAPVVVAQRAAQLCKAAEETANEEQKAALTYVIGTEVPVPGGEASSINCVHVTRVEDAAQTLDTHRAAFSALGLEDAMTRVIAIVVQPGVEFDHTQIIPYQPHAAEALSGWIRQTPMVYEAHSTDYQTRQAYQALVRDHFAILKVGPALTFALREAIFALAQMERELIAPEQRSHVLEVIDEVMLNEPDYWKKYYRPTWSQAMVDIHFSLSDRIRYYWPHPRIRQGVEKLLTNMSNTSLPLGLISQFMPVQFERLSMNEIVATPHNLIIDKIQDVLRAYRFGCTPEYV; encoded by the coding sequence GTGAAAGATATTATTGCCCGCCATAAAGCGGGAGAGCATGTCGGTATTTGTTCTGTCTGTTCCGCACACCCGCTGGTCATTGAAGCTGCACTGCGTTTTGATTTGAATACCGACAATAAAGTGCTGATTGAGGCCACTTCAAATCAGGTGAATCAGTTTGGCGGCTATACCGGCATGACTCCTGCTGATTTTCGCGATTTTGTATTGAATATCGCCAGGGACGTTGGTTTTCCCCGAGAACGCCTGATTCTTGGAGGGGATCACCTGGGGCCTAACTGCTGGCAAAACGAACCGGCTGAAGCAGCGATGGAAAAATCCGTTGAGCTGATCAAAACCTATGTCGCTGCCGGATTTACCAAGATCCATCTGGATGCTTCCATGTCATGCGCCGACGACCCCGTCCCGCTAGCACCAGTAGTGGTAGCCCAGCGGGCTGCACAGTTATGCAAAGCTGCAGAAGAGACGGCTAATGAGGAACAAAAAGCGGCACTAACCTACGTTATTGGCACTGAAGTTCCCGTACCGGGTGGGGAAGCCAGCAGTATTAACTGCGTGCATGTTACCCGTGTTGAAGATGCCGCACAGACGCTCGATACCCACCGAGCTGCCTTTAGCGCACTCGGTCTGGAAGATGCTATGACACGCGTGATCGCTATCGTGGTGCAACCGGGCGTGGAGTTCGACCATACCCAAATCATTCCCTATCAACCCCACGCGGCCGAGGCACTATCCGGCTGGATCCGCCAGACACCAATGGTCTACGAGGCGCATTCAACCGACTACCAGACCCGTCAGGCTTATCAGGCCCTGGTGCGCGATCACTTCGCGATCCTGAAAGTGGGCCCGGCGCTCACCTTTGCTCTGCGTGAAGCCATCTTTGCCCTGGCACAAATGGAGAGAGAACTTATCGCCCCTGAGCAGCGCAGCCACGTGCTGGAGGTGATTGACGAAGTGATGCTGAACGAGCCGGATTACTGGAAAAAGTATTACCGTCCAACCTGGAGCCAGGCGATGGTGGATATCCATTTCAGTCTTTCTGATCGCATTCGCTACTACTGGCCGCATCCACGTATCCGTCAGGGCGTGGAGAAATTACTCACCAACATGAGTAATACCTCCCTGCCGTTGGGTCTTATTAGCCAGTTTATGCCCGTTCAGTTCGAACGATTGTCAATGAATGAGATCGTTGCAACACCGCACAATCTCATCATCGACAAAATACAGGATGTATTACGTGCCTATCGATTTGGCTGTACCCCTGAATACGTCTGA
- the garL gene encoding 2-dehydro-3-deoxyglucarate aldolase, which yields MNNNIFPNTFKTALAAHQIQIGCWSALANPISTEVLGLAGFDWLVLDGEHAPNDISTFIPQLMALKGSASAPVVRVPTNDPVIVKRLLDIGFYNFLIPFVETQEQAALAVASTRYPPEGIRGVSVSHRANMFGTVPDYFAQSNSNITVLVQIESQQGVENLDAIAATNGVDGIFVGPSDLAAAFGHLGNASHPDVQRAIQHIFARAKAHGKPSGILAPVEADARRYLEWGATFVAVGSDLGVFRSATQKLADAFKK from the coding sequence ATGAATAACAATATCTTCCCGAATACGTTTAAAACGGCCCTCGCGGCGCACCAGATCCAGATTGGCTGTTGGTCTGCGCTGGCAAACCCAATAAGTACTGAAGTGCTGGGCCTTGCTGGTTTTGACTGGCTGGTGCTCGACGGCGAACATGCGCCAAATGATATCAGCACCTTTATTCCGCAACTGATGGCCCTGAAAGGCAGCGCCAGCGCCCCGGTGGTGCGAGTGCCAACCAATGACCCGGTGATCGTCAAACGTTTGCTGGATATCGGGTTCTACAATTTCCTCATCCCGTTTGTGGAAACCCAGGAACAAGCGGCGCTGGCTGTGGCGTCAACGCGCTACCCGCCGGAAGGGATCCGCGGCGTCTCCGTCTCACACCGCGCCAACATGTTCGGCACCGTGCCGGACTACTTCGCGCAGTCCAATAGCAACATCACTGTTCTGGTGCAGATTGAGAGCCAGCAGGGGGTTGAAAACCTCGACGCTATTGCAGCCACAAACGGTGTGGACGGTATCTTTGTCGGCCCAAGCGATCTGGCTGCCGCCTTTGGCCACCTGGGCAATGCCAGCCACCCTGACGTGCAGCGTGCGATCCAGCACATATTTGCTCGCGCCAAAGCACACGGTAAACCGAGCGGCATACTGGCGCCGGTTGAAGCCGACGCCCGACGTTATCTGGAGTGGGGAGCCACCTTTGTTGCCGTCGGCAGCGATCTCGGGGTGTTCCGCTCAGCGACGCAGAAATTAGCGGACGCTTTTAAAAAATAA
- the tdcB gene encoding bifunctional threonine ammonia-lyase/L-serine ammonia-lyase TdcB, whose product MHITYDLPVTIEDIQDARKRLAGKIYKTGMPRSNYLSERCKGEIFLKFENMQRTGSFKIRGAFNKLSSLTDAEKRKGVVACSAGNHAQGVSLSCAMLGIDGKVVMPMGAPKSKVAATRDYSAEVVLHGENFNDTIAKVSEIVEMEGRIFIPPYDDPKVIAGQGTIGLEILEDLYDVDNVIVPIGGGGLIAGIATAIKSINPTINIIGVQSENVHGMAASYQAGEIINHRVTGTLADGCDVSRPGKLTFEIVRELVDDIVLVSEDDIRNSMIALIQRNKVVTEGAGALACAALLSGKLDHYIQGRKTVCIISGGNIDLSRVSQITGFVDA is encoded by the coding sequence ATGCACATTACCTACGACCTTCCGGTAACGATTGAAGATATTCAGGACGCCAGAAAACGCCTGGCGGGTAAAATCTATAAAACCGGCATGCCGCGTTCGAATTATCTCAGCGAACGCTGTAAGGGTGAAATATTCCTGAAGTTTGAAAATATGCAGCGTACCGGCTCGTTTAAAATTCGCGGTGCGTTTAATAAATTAAGCTCGCTGACCGATGCTGAAAAGCGTAAGGGCGTCGTCGCCTGCTCGGCGGGAAACCACGCGCAGGGTGTGTCGCTCTCGTGTGCAATGCTCGGCATTGACGGCAAAGTGGTGATGCCGATGGGCGCGCCAAAGTCTAAAGTAGCCGCGACGCGTGACTACTCGGCTGAAGTGGTGCTTCACGGCGAGAACTTCAATGACACCATCGCGAAAGTGAGTGAAATCGTCGAGATGGAAGGGCGCATTTTTATCCCGCCGTATGACGATCCGAAAGTGATCGCCGGACAGGGCACCATTGGCCTGGAAATTCTCGAAGATTTGTATGATGTGGATAACGTGATTGTTCCCATCGGCGGTGGCGGATTAATTGCCGGGATTGCAACGGCCATTAAATCCATTAACCCGACCATTAATATTATTGGCGTACAGTCTGAAAATGTTCATGGGATGGCGGCATCATACCAGGCCGGAGAAATCATCAACCATCGCGTCACCGGTACATTAGCTGACGGTTGCGACGTATCTCGTCCGGGTAAATTAACCTTCGAAATCGTCCGCGAACTGGTTGATGACATTGTGCTGGTGAGCGAAGACGATATTCGCAACAGCATGATTGCGCTTATTCAGCGAAATAAAGTGGTGACGGAAGGTGCTGGCGCGCTGGCCTGCGCGGCATTATTAAGCGGCAAACTTGACCACTATATTCAGGGCCGAAAAACCGTCTGCATTATTTCCGGCGGCAATATCGATCTCTCCCGTGTTTCCCAAATTACCGGCTTCGTTGACGCATAA
- the gatA gene encoding PTS galactitol transporter subunit IIA: MSHVFVRTGIEFENCQLALAHIGEEMLAKGVVHATYPAALLEREINYPTGITLERHAVAIPHCEAVHAKIPAIYLIRPDKPVNFQQADDDGEVAVSLIIALIVENPAAQIKLLRRLFSELQNPDTLDLLLVTPADRLAEQFRETILEPDYCAQAS; encoded by the coding sequence ATGAGTCACGTTTTTGTCCGTACCGGAATTGAGTTTGAAAACTGTCAGCTTGCGCTGGCGCACATTGGTGAGGAGATGCTGGCGAAAGGTGTTGTGCATGCCACTTACCCAGCCGCACTTCTCGAAAGGGAGATCAACTACCCCACCGGCATAACCCTTGAACGCCATGCGGTTGCAATCCCGCATTGTGAGGCGGTACATGCCAAAATCCCCGCGATTTACCTGATTCGCCCGGACAAACCGGTGAATTTTCAGCAGGCTGATGATGATGGAGAGGTCGCCGTTTCACTCATCATCGCATTAATTGTTGAAAACCCTGCGGCGCAAATAAAACTGCTGCGCCGTCTTTTCAGCGAGCTACAAAACCCGGACACGCTGGACCTGTTGTTGGTCACACCAGCCGATCGCCTGGCCGAGCAATTCCGGGAGACGATCCTTGAGCCTGACTACTGTGCACAGGCTTCATAA
- the garR gene encoding 2-hydroxy-3-oxopropionate reductase, with the protein MTLKVGFIGLGIMGKPMSKNLIKAGYSLVVSDHNPQSVAEVMAAGAETASTAKAIAEQCDVIITMLPNSPHVKEVALGENGIIEGAKPGLVLIDMSSIAPLASREISEALKAKGVDMLDAPVSGGEPKAIDGTLSVMVGGDKAIFDKYYDLMKAMAGSVVHTGEIGAGNVTKLANQVIVALNIAAMSEALTLASKAGVNPDLVYQAIRGGLAGSTVLDAKAPMVMDRNFKPGFRIDLHIKDLANALDTSHGVGAQLPLTAAVMEMMQALRADGLGTADHSAIVCYYEKLAKVEVAR; encoded by the coding sequence ATGACGCTGAAAGTGGGTTTTATTGGCCTGGGGATCATGGGTAAACCAATGAGTAAGAACCTCATCAAAGCGGGTTACTCACTGGTGGTCTCCGATCATAATCCGCAATCTGTGGCCGAGGTGATGGCGGCTGGCGCAGAAACCGCCTCCACCGCCAAAGCGATTGCTGAGCAGTGCGATGTCATCATTACCATGCTGCCAAACTCCCCGCATGTTAAAGAGGTCGCGCTGGGGGAGAACGGCATCATTGAGGGCGCAAAGCCTGGCCTGGTGCTGATTGATATGAGCTCTATCGCACCGCTTGCAAGTCGTGAAATCAGCGAGGCGCTAAAAGCGAAGGGCGTGGATATGCTGGACGCGCCGGTCAGCGGCGGTGAGCCGAAAGCGATCGACGGCACGCTGTCGGTGATGGTCGGCGGGGATAAAGCTATTTTCGATAAATACTATGACCTGATGAAAGCGATGGCAGGCTCCGTGGTGCATACGGGTGAAATTGGCGCGGGCAACGTGACCAAGCTGGCGAACCAGGTCATTGTGGCGCTGAACATCGCCGCGATGTCTGAAGCGCTGACGCTGGCAAGCAAAGCGGGCGTTAACCCGGACCTGGTCTATCAGGCGATTCGCGGTGGTCTGGCGGGAAGTACCGTGCTGGATGCCAAAGCGCCGATGGTGATGGACCGTAACTTCAAGCCGGGATTCCGTATCGACCTGCACATTAAAGATCTGGCGAACGCGCTCGATACGTCCCACGGTGTAGGCGCACAGCTGCCGCTGACCGCGGCGGTGATGGAGATGATGCAGGCGTTGCGTGCAGATGGTCTGGGCACGGCCGATCACAGCGCGATTGTGTGCTACTACGAAAAACTGGCAAAGGTAGAAGTCGCGCGTTAA
- the gatB gene encoding PTS galactitol transporter subunit IIB, translating to MKRKVIVACGGAVATSTMAAEEIKELCEAHHIALDLVQCRVTEIETYMDGADLICTTAKVDRSFGDIPVVHGMPFVSGVGIEALQQKILTILEG from the coding sequence ATGAAACGTAAAGTTATTGTTGCCTGTGGTGGTGCCGTAGCAACCTCAACCATGGCGGCTGAAGAGATCAAAGAACTGTGTGAAGCCCACCACATAGCGCTTGATCTGGTCCAGTGTCGGGTGACGGAAATTGAAACCTATATGGACGGTGCAGACCTCATTTGCACCACGGCAAAAGTCGACAGATCGTTTGGTGACATTCCGGTAGTTCATGGGATGCCGTTTGTATCGGGCGTCGGTATCGAAGCCCTGCAACAAAAAATCCTCACTATTCTCGAGGGATGA